The proteins below come from a single Edaphobacter acidisoli genomic window:
- a CDS encoding BON domain-containing protein, with amino-acid sequence MKGNLVLVTLLSGAIAAPGVGFCQTAQQTVSDAQIEANVLKSLAASPELANQPIKTTTVYGTVTMTGSVKDEASRDLAENVISHTADVKKVVDEMTVDAVAAASAEPAPAADADAAQGTNPNLQSDGTIASSSTPEPAAPEQPDAPAQADAVPSAPPAPVVQEPPPPARPEYAQRPYVEQHGGDAVTVPNGTRLRVRVNEEMDSQHTAVGTVFDGVVLNDVVAGGAIAIPRGAAVQGKVVDVHKAGDFKGQGALVLQLTQLTLGGRTYSLVSNQWMQHGLDKTGQTVNSAVGLGAVGALIGAVAGGGAGAAVGAGIGGVAGLGAASASKRGEAMIPSEGILAFSLTQPADLTTVSQAELNRLGAGVPAGAPQTLQRRPPPPPYYGPYPYRY; translated from the coding sequence ATGAAGGGAAATCTCGTACTGGTGACTTTACTGTCGGGGGCGATTGCGGCTCCTGGAGTAGGGTTTTGCCAGACGGCGCAGCAGACTGTCTCCGACGCGCAGATTGAAGCGAACGTTTTGAAGTCTTTGGCTGCTTCGCCTGAGCTTGCTAATCAACCGATTAAAACGACTACTGTTTACGGAACCGTGACGATGACCGGTTCGGTGAAGGATGAAGCTTCGCGTGATCTGGCAGAGAACGTCATATCGCACACGGCTGATGTGAAGAAAGTTGTCGACGAAATGACAGTGGATGCGGTCGCTGCAGCGTCGGCAGAGCCCGCTCCTGCGGCCGATGCGGATGCGGCGCAAGGAACTAACCCTAATCTTCAGTCGGATGGGACGATTGCAAGTTCATCCACGCCTGAACCCGCTGCTCCTGAGCAGCCCGATGCTCCGGCACAGGCTGACGCAGTTCCGTCGGCACCTCCGGCGCCAGTGGTCCAGGAACCGCCACCTCCTGCGCGCCCCGAGTACGCTCAGAGGCCCTATGTGGAGCAGCACGGTGGCGATGCGGTCACCGTTCCCAACGGAACACGGCTTCGCGTACGAGTTAATGAAGAGATGGACAGCCAACATACTGCTGTCGGCACAGTTTTCGATGGGGTGGTCTTGAACGATGTGGTTGCCGGGGGCGCGATTGCGATTCCACGAGGAGCTGCGGTGCAGGGTAAGGTCGTAGACGTCCACAAAGCGGGTGATTTCAAAGGACAAGGTGCGCTGGTATTGCAGTTGACTCAGTTGACTCTTGGAGGGCGAACGTATTCTCTCGTCTCAAATCAGTGGATGCAGCATGGTTTGGACAAGACGGGGCAGACGGTGAACAGTGCGGTTGGCCTGGGCGCAGTGGGAGCACTGATTGGCGCGGTTGCTGGTGGCGGTGCGGGGGCAGCTGTTGGCGCGGGTATTGGTGGAGTAGCCGGCTTGGGCGCGGCTTCTGCATCGAAGCGCGGCGAGGCGATGATTCCTTCGGAGGGAATACTGGCGTTCAGTCTGACGCAGCCAGCGGATCTGACGACAGTATCGCAGGCAGAACTTAACCGGCTCGGCGCAGGGGTTCCGGCTGGAGCACCGCAGACTTTGCAGCGGCGTCCTCCTCCCCCTCCTTACTATGGGCCGTATCCGTACCGGTACTAG
- a CDS encoding GlxA family transcriptional regulator: MNRPNPKRRTTQRIDGPARSPGQSTRRVLIVAVPPVRTLDVFGPLEVFSDANRSRSEEPIYEVAVVSAGTDRDVLSHLGLPIHTDQTYGEYCGPIDTLLVAGYDGVSKVRYEPSFLKWLSESCASSRRFGSVCTGALVLAEAGLLDGRRATTHWNWCEELARDYPRVTVDPTPIFVRDGNCYTSAGVTAGIDLALALVEEDLGRQTALKVAQMMVVFLHRPGGQSQFSATLMAQSSEKRPLGDVLAWLPDNIQRNLSIEGLARRAAMSPRNFVRVFHLEVGKTPARYIEDLRIEAARRQIESTAMTLQEIALSCGFTSAETLRRAFARCLGVTPRQYRASFGRARVQ; this comes from the coding sequence ATGAATAGACCGAATCCCAAGCGTCGTACCACACAGAGAATCGATGGCCCCGCCCGCTCGCCGGGGCAAAGCACCCGTCGTGTCCTGATCGTGGCTGTACCACCTGTGCGGACGCTTGATGTGTTTGGGCCACTGGAGGTTTTTAGCGATGCCAACCGCTCTCGAAGCGAAGAGCCAATTTATGAAGTTGCTGTCGTCTCGGCTGGAACCGATCGTGACGTTCTGAGCCATCTGGGTCTTCCGATTCACACAGATCAAACATACGGCGAGTATTGTGGTCCGATCGATACTCTTCTTGTCGCCGGGTACGACGGGGTTTCGAAAGTGCGATACGAACCGAGCTTTCTAAAATGGCTCAGTGAGAGCTGTGCGAGCAGCCGTCGCTTTGGTTCAGTCTGTACTGGAGCGTTAGTCCTGGCTGAGGCTGGCCTTCTTGATGGACGGCGTGCAACCACCCACTGGAACTGGTGCGAGGAGCTTGCGCGCGACTATCCGCGAGTGACTGTAGATCCCACGCCTATCTTTGTTAGAGACGGAAACTGCTATACCTCAGCAGGTGTAACTGCTGGAATTGATCTCGCGCTCGCACTTGTGGAAGAAGATCTAGGCAGACAGACAGCTCTCAAGGTTGCTCAGATGATGGTGGTGTTTTTGCACCGGCCAGGCGGTCAATCGCAGTTCAGCGCCACTCTGATGGCGCAGTCTTCTGAGAAGCGGCCTCTTGGTGATGTGCTCGCTTGGCTTCCCGACAACATCCAACGCAACCTCTCCATCGAAGGTCTTGCCAGGCGCGCCGCCATGAGTCCGCGGAACTTCGTTCGCGTGTTTCACCTGGAAGTGGGCAAAACTCCAGCGAGATACATCGAAGATCTTCGCATCGAGGCAGCTCGGCGCCAGATCGAATCGACAGCGATGACTCTCCAGGAAATTGCGCTTTCCTGCGGGTTTACCTCTGCGGAGACTCTTCGTCGTGCATTCGCACGCTGCCTCGGCGTTACACCTCGCCAATATCGGGCCTCGTTTGGACGCGCTCGAGTGCAGTGA
- a CDS encoding peptidylprolyl isomerase, whose amino-acid sequence MIRTLQQDSRFMKIVFIVIISLATVTMVITLVPGIFDNAEANDASVYATVHQPGFLGRFGSGTPVKMTEVNQMASRLLQQQHLPDFLLPYMTQRAGMMLVQRSILKNEADRLHLQVSDDDLRHELETGPFAQYLFPNGKFIGDEGYMNFVQSAFELSRSDFEAQVKSDMEISRLQALITGGTTVSDEAVREAYMANGTKVKFDYAVISSEDLGKTINPSDAQLQQFFEQSKARYATAIPETRKIEYVAFDASSLPGGKPQVTDAEIQAYYNQHIDQYQVKDQVKTRHILIAVPAGADAKTDAAAKAKAADVLKQVKAGGNFAELAKKYSDDPGSKEQGGELPMMPTAGLDPAYAKAAMALNPGQTSDLVRSQFGYHIIQTEQKQAAHTKPLEDVKAEIVPVLEQQKAGAAEQGFATALAAAAKSEGMDKAAAAKGLHVVTTDYVARDGVIPGLADGTALLTQAFTAAEGAAPAAVATGDGFAVFQVVDVKAAHAPDFADYKQHILDDYRQQQVPALLSTQLNKLADRAKALGDLHKAAAEMNIAVKTSDLVDRTAQVPDLGAMNGPGEVAFTLAKGAISGPINAGRVGVVLTVLDKQEPTPDDVAKNFEKTKQDLLQAQDDEVFRVYLGGLMEKYQKSGAIRYAKGSQTQPSLPSSGS is encoded by the coding sequence ATGATTCGTACTCTGCAGCAAGACAGCCGCTTCATGAAGATTGTCTTCATCGTCATCATCAGCCTGGCGACGGTGACCATGGTGATCACGCTCGTTCCCGGTATCTTCGACAATGCCGAGGCCAATGACGCGAGCGTCTATGCGACCGTGCATCAGCCGGGATTCCTTGGCCGCTTCGGCAGTGGCACGCCGGTGAAAATGACTGAGGTGAACCAGATGGCGTCACGTCTGCTTCAGCAGCAGCATTTGCCGGATTTTTTGCTGCCCTATATGACGCAGCGCGCCGGGATGATGCTGGTGCAGCGCTCCATCCTGAAGAATGAGGCTGACCGGTTGCACTTGCAGGTGAGCGATGATGATCTGCGCCACGAATTGGAGACCGGACCGTTTGCGCAGTACCTGTTCCCAAACGGAAAGTTCATCGGCGACGAAGGCTACATGAACTTTGTGCAAAGCGCGTTTGAGCTGAGCCGCAGCGACTTCGAAGCACAGGTGAAGAGTGACATGGAGATCAGCCGTCTGCAGGCACTGATCACTGGCGGGACCACCGTTTCGGACGAGGCCGTGCGTGAGGCTTACATGGCCAATGGCACTAAGGTCAAATTTGATTATGCGGTAATCTCCTCGGAGGACTTGGGCAAGACGATCAATCCTTCTGATGCACAACTACAGCAATTCTTTGAGCAGAGCAAAGCACGTTACGCGACTGCGATTCCTGAGACGCGCAAGATCGAGTACGTGGCATTCGATGCCTCTAGCCTGCCCGGTGGAAAACCTCAGGTGACGGACGCGGAGATTCAGGCTTATTACAACCAGCATATCGATCAGTACCAGGTGAAGGACCAGGTCAAGACGCGGCACATTCTGATTGCGGTCCCGGCTGGTGCGGACGCGAAGACCGATGCAGCAGCGAAGGCCAAGGCGGCAGATGTGCTGAAGCAGGTGAAGGCTGGTGGCAACTTCGCCGAGTTGGCGAAGAAGTACTCCGATGACCCGGGTAGCAAGGAGCAGGGCGGAGAATTGCCGATGATGCCAACTGCTGGCCTCGACCCCGCGTATGCGAAGGCCGCGATGGCGTTGAATCCAGGGCAGACATCAGATTTGGTGCGGTCGCAGTTTGGTTATCACATCATTCAGACTGAACAGAAACAGGCGGCCCACACTAAGCCCTTGGAAGATGTGAAGGCAGAGATTGTGCCGGTTCTGGAACAGCAGAAAGCGGGCGCGGCGGAGCAGGGATTTGCCACGGCGCTGGCGGCGGCGGCGAAGTCAGAGGGTATGGACAAAGCAGCTGCTGCCAAGGGGCTGCATGTCGTGACAACAGATTATGTTGCGAGAGATGGTGTGATTCCTGGGCTTGCCGACGGAACAGCATTGCTGACGCAAGCATTTACAGCGGCCGAGGGGGCAGCACCGGCGGCCGTTGCAACTGGTGATGGTTTCGCCGTGTTTCAGGTTGTGGATGTGAAGGCGGCTCACGCGCCGGACTTTGCCGATTACAAGCAGCATATCCTCGATGATTATCGCCAGCAGCAGGTTCCAGCGCTGTTAAGTACCCAGTTGAATAAGCTGGCTGATCGCGCTAAGGCATTGGGTGATCTCCACAAGGCGGCGGCCGAGATGAATATTGCGGTGAAGACCAGTGATCTGGTGGATCGCACTGCTCAGGTACCAGATCTGGGTGCGATGAACGGTCCGGGTGAGGTGGCGTTTACGTTGGCAAAAGGTGCAATCTCGGGGCCGATCAACGCGGGCCGTGTAGGTGTTGTGCTGACTGTATTGGATAAGCAGGAACCGACTCCGGATGACGTAGCGAAGAACTTCGAAAAGACTAAGCAAGATCTGCTGCAGGCGCAGGATGATGAAGTCTTCCGTGTATATCTCGGTGGCTTGATGGAGAAGTACCAGAAGAGCGGTGCGATCCGTTATGCGAAGGGATCGCAGACACAGCCGAGCTTGCCGTCGTCGGGAAGTTAG
- a CDS encoding site-specific integrase, whose translation MTRAAVRGRTSDVKTEYSKDDLPLDSDFANVMHDWKKRCSKSEGDWAFPNPNTLKVYHAEPIQQDYLRLAGRNAQLGRDIGWHTFRHTYRSFLGDGGTPVGVQQKLMRHAQVSTTMDIYGNAQMRSKRDANS comes from the coding sequence TTGACCAGGGCAGCCGTACGCGGTCGTACCAGCGATGTGAAAACCGAGTACAGCAAAGATGATTTACCGCTGGACTCTGATTTTGCAAACGTGATGCACGATTGGAAGAAGCGGTGCTCGAAGAGTGAAGGGGATTGGGCCTTTCCAAACCCCAACACCCTGAAGGTGTATCACGCGGAACCAATTCAACAGGACTATCTTCGTCTGGCTGGAAGGAATGCACAGCTTGGACGCGATATCGGTTGGCACACGTTCCGTCATACCTACCGTTCATTTCTGGGTGATGGTGGGACACCAGTAGGAGTGCAACAGAAGCTAATGCGTCACGCCCAAGTCAGCACTACGATGGACATATACGGCAATGCACAGATGCGCTCCAAGCGTGACGCTAACTCGTAG
- the hydA gene encoding dihydropyrimidinase, whose translation MGRAHYNYSYRKELTKTDMGTLIQKGTVVTAQATIAADVLIEDGIIKEVRSGIPSDGHTIVDATHMLVLPGGIDAHTHLDMPFGGTTSADDFETGTRAAAIGGTTTIVDFAIQSRGTRMRHALDAWWKKAEGKSCIDYGLHMIVTDLGSDQGKTGLDDMDDMVREGVASFKLFMAYPNVLMADDATIFKALKQTASNGALICMHAENGSVIDVIVQQALAEGKTAPIYHALTRPTIAEAEAVQRAIAMAEIAGAPVYIVHLSSEDALNQVREARDRGVPAFAETCPQYLLLSIEDNMKNQSFEDAKFVFTPPLREKKNQAKLWDGLKSDNLQVVSTDHCPFCFADQKTLGVNDFTKIPNGGPGIENRLQLIHHYGVNSGKLTLNRFVEITSTAPARIFGMYPRKGTIAPGSDADIVIWDPHADHTISAATHNMRVDYSMFEGFKVKGNARQVFSRGELIVEHGNFLGKIGRGQYLRRAARGGAWQ comes from the coding sequence ATGGGACGAGCGCACTACAACTACTCTTACCGGAAAGAACTGACCAAAACTGATATGGGCACACTCATCCAGAAGGGTACCGTAGTCACAGCCCAGGCGACCATCGCTGCTGATGTGCTGATTGAAGACGGCATCATCAAGGAAGTTCGTTCAGGAATTCCATCTGACGGACACACCATCGTCGACGCAACCCATATGCTGGTGCTGCCCGGTGGCATCGACGCTCACACTCACCTCGATATGCCTTTTGGAGGCACCACTTCCGCCGACGACTTCGAGACCGGAACCCGCGCGGCTGCCATTGGGGGAACCACCACCATTGTTGACTTCGCCATTCAGTCGCGCGGCACCAGAATGCGACACGCGCTCGACGCATGGTGGAAGAAGGCCGAGGGCAAGTCGTGTATCGACTATGGCCTGCACATGATTGTCACTGACCTCGGCAGTGACCAGGGCAAGACAGGCCTCGATGACATGGATGACATGGTCCGCGAGGGCGTCGCCAGCTTCAAGCTCTTCATGGCTTACCCAAACGTCCTGATGGCCGATGATGCCACCATCTTCAAAGCGCTGAAGCAAACCGCATCAAACGGCGCATTGATCTGCATGCACGCCGAGAATGGCAGCGTCATCGACGTCATCGTGCAGCAAGCTCTTGCTGAAGGAAAGACAGCACCGATCTATCACGCGCTCACGCGGCCTACCATCGCCGAAGCGGAAGCCGTGCAGCGTGCAATCGCGATGGCTGAAATAGCAGGAGCGCCGGTCTATATCGTGCATCTCTCCAGCGAAGATGCACTCAATCAGGTGCGCGAGGCGCGCGACCGCGGCGTTCCAGCATTCGCTGAGACCTGCCCGCAATATCTTCTGCTCTCAATTGAAGACAACATGAAGAACCAGTCTTTCGAAGACGCAAAGTTCGTTTTCACTCCGCCACTACGCGAGAAGAAGAATCAAGCCAAGCTATGGGATGGCCTCAAGAGTGACAACCTGCAGGTAGTTTCCACAGACCACTGCCCATTTTGCTTCGCCGACCAGAAGACACTCGGGGTGAATGACTTCACCAAAATACCCAATGGCGGCCCTGGAATCGAAAATCGTCTTCAACTCATTCATCACTACGGCGTAAACTCCGGAAAACTCACGCTGAACCGCTTTGTCGAGATAACATCAACCGCACCTGCGCGCATCTTCGGCATGTATCCACGCAAAGGCACCATCGCACCAGGCTCCGACGCCGACATCGTTATCTGGGACCCGCACGCCGACCATACCATCAGCGCGGCCACACATAACATGCGTGTGGACTACTCCATGTTCGAAGGTTTCAAGGTAAAGGGCAATGCGCGACAGGTCTTCTCGCGCGGCGAACTCATCGTCGAACACGGCAATTTCCTAGGCAAAATTGGGCGCGGTCAATATCTAAGACGCGCAGCGCGTGGCGGAGCATGGCAGTAA
- a CDS encoding FAD-dependent oxidoreductase, which produces MSYRRVREYYAVRGINVDKFGNDGAVAEPHVAEAIIEQLVTEQSKSLTVFRESRLAYVHKDKRRIRTIVLDKAPVDHRGAPSPNPIEKSYVSVSAAIFIDASYEGDLLAAGDIPYRGDRESRDEYGESYAGIIPYQGSGHDNAIVAVDPYRKPGHASSGLIPLVSKATLGIAGSSSPMIQAYNFRICLVKQNPIPTQPGSDYHPATYEIVARMIAAQAAAGKPFRAEQMHSGRSRRLLKFCVLPNGKTDINNAADVSMDFVTGGSERYAKASWAERAHLWHAHEDYQRGLLYFLQTDPRVPEDIRTDLAQWGLPRDEFQDTRGWPTQLYIREARRMVGAYVMRQSNCQNPPTSLPDSVGLGTYSLDSHACQRLVNAGKVAQEGEFYDSIGHAYPVSYRTLTPRAEDCENLLATFCVSSTHVCFASVRMEPPYMVLSESAAIAAHSALVEGTSVQNINLQHFSMQLRDAGLITISSEIPG; this is translated from the coding sequence GTGAGTTACCGGCGCGTCCGCGAATACTACGCAGTCCGAGGCATCAACGTTGATAAATTCGGCAATGATGGCGCCGTAGCCGAACCTCACGTTGCGGAGGCTATCATTGAACAACTGGTTACTGAACAGTCGAAGTCTCTGACGGTCTTCCGCGAAAGCCGGTTGGCTTATGTGCATAAAGATAAGCGCCGTATTCGCACAATAGTGCTCGACAAGGCACCGGTAGATCATCGCGGTGCACCGTCGCCGAACCCGATTGAAAAATCCTACGTCAGCGTTTCAGCCGCTATCTTCATCGATGCTTCGTACGAAGGAGATTTGCTGGCTGCAGGCGATATCCCATATCGCGGTGATCGCGAAAGTCGCGACGAGTATGGCGAATCCTATGCGGGGATCATCCCGTATCAGGGAAGTGGCCACGACAACGCTATTGTCGCGGTCGATCCCTACAGAAAGCCCGGCCATGCTTCCAGTGGCCTAATACCCCTAGTATCGAAAGCCACACTCGGTATCGCTGGATCGAGTTCACCAATGATCCAGGCCTATAACTTTCGCATCTGCCTAGTGAAGCAGAACCCTATTCCGACCCAGCCGGGCAGTGACTATCACCCGGCCACCTACGAGATCGTGGCGCGCATGATCGCCGCGCAAGCAGCGGCCGGAAAACCTTTCCGTGCAGAACAGATGCATAGTGGTCGTTCACGTCGCTTGCTCAAGTTCTGCGTGCTTCCCAATGGAAAGACAGATATCAATAACGCAGCCGATGTCTCTATGGATTTTGTAACCGGGGGCTCGGAACGGTATGCGAAGGCGAGTTGGGCAGAGCGAGCCCATCTCTGGCACGCACACGAAGACTATCAACGGGGCTTGCTCTATTTTCTCCAGACTGACCCACGCGTCCCTGAAGATATCCGAACTGATCTCGCGCAATGGGGGCTACCTCGCGATGAGTTCCAGGACACTCGGGGGTGGCCAACGCAACTTTACATCCGCGAGGCACGCCGCATGGTTGGAGCCTATGTCATGCGACAGAGTAATTGCCAGAACCCACCCACAAGTTTGCCCGACTCTGTCGGGCTAGGGACCTACTCTCTCGACTCACATGCCTGCCAACGCCTCGTCAATGCGGGAAAGGTCGCTCAAGAGGGCGAGTTCTATGACAGCATTGGACACGCGTATCCCGTCAGCTATCGAACGCTGACGCCACGCGCAGAAGACTGCGAAAACCTTCTGGCAACATTCTGCGTGTCATCGACGCACGTATGCTTCGCTTCCGTTCGCATGGAACCGCCTTATATGGTCCTTAGTGAAAGCGCCGCGATCGCCGCTCACAGCGCATTGGTCGAAGGCACCAGTGTACAGAACATAAATCTTCAACACTTTTCCATGCAACTCCGAGATGCAGGCCTGATCACGATATCAAGCGAAATCCCAGGCTGA
- a CDS encoding NCS1 family nucleobase:cation symporter-1: protein MAVSSKEIETLPLHYTQRDSTLINQDLAPTTPAQRTWSTYNYIALWFAMSMEVSTYMLASSLIAGGMNWKQALGTILLGNLIVLIPMLLNAHAGAKYGIPFPVFVRASFGLRGANLPALLRAFVACGWFGIQSWIGGQAIAAMVHILWPATSHMPSVLWACFLGFWLLNMVVVWLGVESIRFLQSYSAPFMLVMSFALLIWMLRKAGGFGPMLSAPSHFHSTASFLHFFFPSLTAMVGYWATLSLNIPDFTRYAKSQDSQIVGQAFGLPVAMTLYCFIGIAVTSASTVIFGAPIWNPIDLLGRFHQPFVAFLAMIALLVATLNVNIGANVVSPSNDFSNVAPHLISYRTGGLITGFLGLAMMPWKLMATFGNYIFGWLVGYSGLLGPVAGIMVADYFFIRRTRLDLHSLYHHGGPYDYMHGINPRAIAALVGGVLIALIGLIVPSLRWLYDYAWFVGFATAAVVYIALMYKVIPEAEPAQPALKGAESIKGMEGEEI from the coding sequence ATGGCAGTAAGCTCTAAGGAGATCGAGACATTGCCCCTGCACTACACACAGCGCGACTCAACACTTATCAATCAGGACCTCGCGCCTACTACCCCTGCGCAGCGTACTTGGAGTACCTACAACTACATCGCGCTGTGGTTCGCAATGTCGATGGAAGTCTCCACCTACATGCTTGCCTCATCACTCATCGCTGGCGGCATGAACTGGAAGCAAGCACTTGGAACCATCCTGCTCGGCAACCTCATCGTACTCATCCCAATGTTGCTGAACGCGCATGCAGGCGCAAAGTATGGAATTCCCTTTCCTGTCTTTGTTCGCGCATCGTTTGGCCTTCGCGGAGCCAACCTCCCTGCGCTGCTCCGCGCCTTCGTCGCCTGCGGATGGTTCGGCATACAGTCATGGATCGGCGGCCAAGCCATTGCCGCCATGGTCCACATTCTCTGGCCCGCAACAAGCCACATGCCGTCGGTGCTCTGGGCCTGCTTCCTTGGCTTCTGGCTACTCAACATGGTCGTCGTATGGCTCGGAGTTGAGTCTATCCGCTTTCTGCAGAGTTACTCCGCACCCTTCATGCTCGTTATGTCGTTCGCACTTCTTATCTGGATGCTCCGCAAAGCTGGCGGCTTTGGACCGATGCTCTCGGCACCTAGCCACTTCCACTCAACGGCCAGCTTCCTGCACTTCTTCTTCCCATCGCTTACCGCGATGGTTGGTTACTGGGCCACACTCTCGCTGAACATTCCCGACTTCACCCGTTACGCGAAATCGCAGGACTCACAAATCGTCGGGCAGGCATTCGGTCTGCCAGTCGCCATGACGCTCTACTGCTTCATTGGAATCGCCGTCACGTCGGCCTCTACCGTGATCTTTGGCGCGCCCATCTGGAACCCGATTGATCTACTCGGTCGCTTCCATCAACCATTCGTCGCATTCCTCGCGATGATTGCGCTGCTTGTCGCCACGCTCAACGTCAACATTGGAGCCAATGTCGTCTCGCCGTCAAACGACTTCTCAAACGTAGCGCCGCATCTCATCAGTTACCGCACTGGAGGCCTCATCACAGGCTTCCTCGGCCTTGCGATGATGCCTTGGAAGCTGATGGCCACTTTCGGCAACTATATCTTCGGGTGGCTCGTCGGCTATTCGGGGTTGCTCGGCCCTGTCGCTGGCATCATGGTGGCCGACTACTTCTTCATTCGCCGCACACGTCTCGATCTACACTCGCTCTACCATCACGGCGGCCCATATGACTACATGCACGGCATCAATCCACGCGCAATTGCTGCATTAGTCGGCGGAGTTCTCATCGCACTCATCGGCCTTATTGTCCCATCGTTGCGCTGGCTCTATGACTACGCATGGTTCGTCGGCTTCGCCACTGCTGCCGTGGTCTACATTGCGCTGATGTATAAAGTCATTCCCGAAGCTGAGCCCGCGCAACCTGCCCTCAAAGGCGCAGAATCAATCAAAGGCATGGAAGGAGAAGAAATATGA
- a CDS encoding CoA-acylating methylmalonate-semialdehyde dehydrogenase: MTPTAAATETTEIKSFIEGAWSTPKGESHSVINPANGETIATLNYSTAADVDLAARAAHKAFLSWREVPVVDRVQPLYKFKTLLEKHTDEIARLLTMENGKVLPDAMAEVKRAIQMVEVACGMPSLMMGDSLNDIAKGIDCHTIRQPIGACAGITPFNFPAMVPLWMYPFAIATGNTFLLKPSEKVPLSPTRMAELFIEAGIPEGVFQLIHGGKDVVEALIAHPLIKAISFVGSTPIARHIYKEGAAHGKRVQALGGAKNHLVVMPDADLPKAIDAILSSSFGAAGERCLAGSVLVPVGEVAEPLLKLLVEKTKALRFGDGLEAGMNVGPVISHDHRKKIIGYIEKGIAEGATPLCDGRDTIPGVNSSGSFLGPTIFDHVKPAMTIAREEIFGPVLSVIRAKDLDEAIHLVNSSDFGNTTTIYTASGKSAREYQTRIEVGMVGVNMAVAAPMAFFPFAGWKNSFFGDLHAHGKDAVYFYTEQKVLMTRWF; this comes from the coding sequence ATGACCCCCACGGCCGCAGCTACTGAAACCACCGAAATTAAGTCTTTCATCGAAGGCGCATGGTCCACTCCCAAAGGCGAATCTCACTCCGTCATCAATCCTGCCAACGGCGAGACCATTGCCACACTCAACTACTCGACCGCCGCTGACGTTGACCTTGCGGCTCGCGCCGCGCACAAGGCATTTCTGTCATGGCGCGAAGTCCCAGTCGTCGATCGCGTCCAACCTCTCTACAAATTTAAAACACTCCTTGAAAAACATACGGACGAGATTGCACGGCTTCTTACCATGGAGAACGGGAAAGTACTTCCCGACGCGATGGCCGAGGTTAAGCGCGCCATCCAGATGGTCGAAGTGGCGTGCGGTATGCCGTCGTTGATGATGGGCGATTCGCTCAACGATATTGCCAAGGGCATCGACTGTCACACTATTCGCCAGCCCATCGGAGCCTGTGCCGGCATCACGCCCTTCAACTTCCCTGCCATGGTGCCCCTGTGGATGTACCCCTTCGCTATCGCCACTGGTAACACATTCTTGTTAAAACCCTCGGAGAAAGTTCCGCTCTCGCCCACACGCATGGCAGAACTCTTCATCGAAGCAGGCATCCCAGAAGGTGTCTTCCAGCTTATTCATGGAGGCAAAGATGTAGTCGAGGCGTTGATCGCTCATCCTCTGATCAAGGCAATCTCTTTCGTCGGCTCTACTCCTATCGCCCGACACATCTACAAAGAAGGGGCTGCCCACGGCAAACGCGTGCAGGCACTTGGAGGAGCAAAGAATCACCTCGTTGTCATGCCTGACGCTGACCTTCCCAAAGCCATTGACGCCATTCTCAGTTCATCATTCGGAGCAGCAGGTGAACGTTGCCTTGCAGGCAGCGTGCTCGTCCCCGTAGGTGAAGTGGCTGAGCCGCTGCTCAAACTTCTCGTCGAGAAAACAAAAGCCCTGCGTTTCGGCGACGGCCTTGAAGCCGGAATGAACGTTGGTCCGGTCATCAGCCACGATCACCGTAAGAAGATTATTGGCTACATCGAAAAAGGCATCGCAGAAGGTGCAACACCACTGTGCGATGGACGCGACACAATCCCCGGAGTCAACTCTTCTGGCTCGTTTCTCGGCCCTACAATCTTCGATCATGTGAAACCGGCGATGACTATCGCGCGTGAAGAGATATTCGGCCCAGTACTCTCTGTCATCCGCGCCAAAGATCTCGATGAAGCTATCCATCTCGTCAACTCGTCCGACTTCGGCAATACCACCACCATCTATACCGCTAGCGGTAAGTCTGCGCGCGAGTATCAGACACGTATCGAGGTGGGCATGGTTGGCGTCAACATGGCTGTCGCAGCACCCATGGCCTTCTTCCCTTTCGCCGGCTGGAAGAATTCCTTCTTCGGCGATCTCCATGCACACGGCAAGGACGCTGTTTACTTCTACACCGAGCAGAAGGTCCTGATGACACGCTGGTTTTAG